CTCGATGGTCGCGGGCGGCTTTCCACTGACGTCATAAACCACGCGAGAAACACCACGCAACTCGTTGATTATCCTGTTGGAAACACGCCCAAGGAAATCATACGGCAGGTGCGCCCAGTGCGCCGTCATGAAGTCGATCGTCTCCACCGCACGCAGTGCGATGACCCACTCATAGGCCCGCGCATCACCCACCACGCCGACCGACTTGACCGGCAGGAACACCGCGAACGCCTGGCTGGTCCTGTCGTACAGGTCGGCCTTGCGCAGTTCGTCGATGAAGATGTGATCCGCGCGGGCCAGCAGTTCGGCGTACTCGCGCTTGACCTCGCCCAGGATCCGCACGCCCAGACCGGGGCCGGGGAACGGATGGCGGTAGACCATCGAGGCGGGAAGGCCGAGCTCGACCCCCATGCGGCGGACCTCGTCCTTGAACAGCTCCCGCAGCGGCTCGACCAGACCCAGTTTCATGTGCTCGGGCAGGCCACCCACGTTGTGGTGGCTCTTGATCATGTGGGCTTTGCCGTTCTTGCTGCCGGCCGACTCGATCACGTCGGGGTAGATCGTGCCTTGGGCCAGCCATTTGGCGTTGGCGAGCTTGCCGGACTGCTCGTCGAAGATCTCGACAAACAGGTTGCCGATGATCTTGCGCTTGGCCTCCGGATCGGTGACGCCTGCCAGCGCGGTGAAATAGCGCTCCGCCGCATCGACGCGGATAACCTTGACTCCCAGGTGCTCGGCAAACGTCGCCATCACCTGATCGCCTTCCTGCCAGCGCAGCAGGCCGGTATCAACAAACACGCAGGTGAGCTGGTCGCCGATTGCCTTGTGCAGCAGGGCCGCGACCACGGACGAATCCACGCCGCCGGACAGGCCGAGGATGACCTCGTCGTCGCCGACCTGCTCGCGGACCCGGGCGACCTGGTCCTCGATGATCTGCTGCGGCGTCCAAAGCGTCTGGCATTCGCAGATGTCGGTGACGAAGCGCTCCAGCAGCGCCCCGCCCTGCTTGGTGTGGGTGACTTCCGGGTGGAACTGGACGCCGTACCAACGGCGCTCGTCATTGGCCATCGCCGCCACCGGCACGCGGTCGGTGCGCGCGGTAACGACAAAACTGTCCGGCGCCCTGGAGACGTGGTCGCCGTGGCTCATCCACACGTCCAGCCGTGGCGGCGAGCCGGGATGGTCCTTGAGCCCGTCCAGCAAACGGTCCTGCGCGACCAGCGCCACCTCGGCATGGCCGTACTCACGCTGGTCGGCGGCCTCGGTTTCGCCGCCCAGCTGCTTGGCCATCGTCTGCATGCCGTAGCAGATGCCCAGCAGCGGCAAACCGGAATCGAAGACCTCCTGCGGCGCCTGCGGGCTGCCGTCCAGGGTCGTCGATTCGGGACCGCCCGACAGGATGATGCCCTTGGCACGAAAGCCCGCGATCTCGGCCGGGTCGTGGTCCCAGGCCCAGATTTCGCAATACACGCCGAGCTCGCGGATGCGCCGCGCGATCAGCTGAGTGTACTGGGCCCCGAAGTCGAGGATCAGGATCTTGTCTCTATGGATGTCGGTCATCGTCTTCAGCCCACCCGGTAATTCGGTGGCTCTTTGGTGATCTGCACGTCGTGGACGTGGCTCTCGCGAGAGCCGGCGGACGTCACCCGCACGAACTTCGGTTTGCTGCGCATCTCCTCGATGGTCGCGCAGCCGACGTAGCCCATGGTCGCGCGCAGGCCGCCCACCAGTTGGTGGACGATATTGCGCAGCGGACCGCGGTACGGCACCCGGCCCTCGATGCCTTCAGGCACCAGCTTGTCGGCATCGGAGGAGTCCTGGAAATAGCGGTCCTTGGAACCGGTTTCCATCGCCGCCAGGCTGCCCATGCCGCGGTAGCTCTTGTAATGGCGGCCCTGGAACAGCTCGCTGTCGCCGGGTGACTCATCGGTGCCGGCAAACAGGCTGCCGATCATCACCGTGGAGGCGCCGGCCGCCAGTGCCTTGCCGATATCACCCGAGTAGCGGATGCCGCCGTCGGCGATCAGCGGGATGCGGTCCTGCAGGGCCTCGGCGACCATGTCGATGGCCGAGATCTGCGGCACGCCGACGCCGGCGACGATGCGGGTGGTGCAGATCGAGCCCGGACCCACGCCGACCTTCACCGCGTCCGCGCCGTGATCCATCAGCGCCAGGGCGGCGTCGCCGGTAACGATGTTGCCGCCGATGACCTGCAGCTGCGGGAAGTGCTTCTTGACCCACTTCACCCGGTCCAGCACGCCCTGCGAATGGCCGTGGGCGGTGTCCACCACCACCACGTCGACGCCGGCGGCGACCAGCGCTTCGACCCGCGCATCGGTGTCTCCGCCCACGCCGACCGCGGCCCCGACCAGCAGGCGTTCGCTGCTGTCATAGGCGGCGTTGGGGTTGTCGGTCTTCTTCTGGATGTCCTTGACGGTGATCAGGCCCTTGAGCTCGAAGGCATCGTTGACCACCAGCACCTTCTCGATCCGGTGCTTGTGCAATAAGCCCATGACTTCCTCGTCGCTGGCGCCCTCCTTCACCGTGATCAGCCGGTCCTTGCGCGTCATGATGTGGCGCACCGGATCGTCCAGCTTGGTCTCGAAGCGCATGTCGCGACTGGTGACGATGCCGACCAGCTGGCCGCTGTCGACCACGGGCACGCCGGAGATGTTGCGCTCGCGGGTGAGGTTGAGCACATCGGCGATGGTGGTGTCGGGACTGACGGTGAACGGCGCGCGGATCACGCCGGCCTCGAAGCCCTTGACCTGGGCGACGTGGGCGGCCTGCTGGGCCACCGTCATGCTCTTGTGGATGATGCTCATCCCGCCCAGCTGGGCCAGCGCGACCGCAAGGCGCGCCTCGCTGACGGTATCCATCGCCGCCGACAGGATTGGCAGGCGCAGGCCAAGCTCGCGGGTCAATCGGGCGCCCAGGTTGACGTCCTTGGGGAGGACCGTCGAATGGGCCGGAATCAGCGAAACATCGTCGTAGGTGAGAGCTTCAGCCTGGATGCGCAACATGGTCGGAACCGGAATAGGTGAAGCGCGCCATTGTACCGCTTTCGCAGCGCTCCCATCGCGCTCAGCCGTCGGCCGCCTCGGCGGCTTCCAGGGTGTTCTGCATCAGGGTGGCCACGGTCATCGGCCCCACCCCGCCCGGGACCGGGGTGATCCAGCTGGCGCGTTGCGCAGCCGCCTCGAAGCCGACATCGCCGACCAGCCGGCCGTCATCAAGGCGGTTGATGCCCACGTCGATCACCACCGCGCCGGGCTTCACCCACTCGCCCGGGATCAGCTGCGGGCGTCCCACGGCCACCACCAGGATATCGGCGCCGCGAACGGAAGCCTCCAGCACGTCCTGCGGAGTGAACTTGTGGCAGCAGGTGGTCGTGCAGCCGGCGATCAGAAGCTCCAGCGCCATCGGCCGGCCGACGTGGTTGGAGACGCCGACGATGGTCGCGCTGGCGCCGCGTACGGGCCGGTCGGTGTAGGCGAGCAAGGTGGTGATCCCGCGCGGCGTGCACGGGCGCAGCCCGAACTGGCGCAGGGCCAGGTGGCCGACGTTCTCGGGATGGAACCCGTCCACGTCCTTGCTCGGCGAGATGCGGTGGATCAGGGCGCTGGCGTCGCGGCGGTCGGGCAAAGGCAACTGGACCAGGATGCCGTGGATATTGGGATCCGCGTTGAGACGGTCGATCAGCTGCAGCAGCTCGTCATCACTGGTTCCGGACGGCAGGTCGAAGTCCACGGCACGGATCCCGACCTTGCGTGCCGCCCGCCGCTTGTTGCGCACGTACACCGCCGACGCCGGATCACCGCCGACCAGCACGACGGCGAGCCCGGGCGCGGATTTGCCCGCCGCCAGACGAACGTCGACACGCGCCTTGAGGTTGTCCAGCAGGTCCTCGGCAATGCGCTTGCCATCCAGGATTCGGGCGGTGGGCGGGCTGGCGTCAGTATTCAAAAGCGGGACCTGGAGTGACGTGGCCGGGCATTATCGCCGACCCGCGCTCAGTAGGCGCCCATGTAGTCGCGCTTGCCGATTTCCACGCCGTTGTGGCGCAGCAGTGCGTAGGCCGTCGTCACATGGAAAAAGAACTGCGGCAAGCCGTAGGTCAACAGATAGTCCTGGCCGCTGAAGCGACGCTCCTTCGGGGTACCCGGGCGGGTCAGGATCTCGCAGTCCTCGCTGCCATCGAATCGCGCCGCATCGACGGTGTCGAGGAACGCCAGGGTGCGCTGCAACCGGTCGCGCAGCTGCTCGAAACCCTGCTCCTGGTCGTCGTAGGCAGGCACGTCCTGTCCCGCGAGACGGGCGGTCACGCCGGTCGCGAAATCGCACGCGATCTGCACCTGGCGGACCAGCGGCAGCATGTCCGGGAAAAGCCGCGACTGCAGCAGCACCGTCGGCTCGATCTTGCGCTCCGCCGCGTAGGCCTCGGCCTTGCCGATGATGGCCACCAGGCTTCCCAGCATCTGCCGGAAGACCGGAACGGACGCGGCGTACATGGAAATCGACATGGCAGGACCTCGTTTTGGGGAAGCGACCATGTTAGCCGGTCCGCGCGTGCGCCCGCGCCGGCGCCGGGCGCAGCAGCCGGCAAAGCCCTAGAATTGCACGCCCTGCCCTGCCGCCGTGTCCATGCCCTACCGCCTGCTGAAGTTGTTCATCGCCCTGGCCGCCTACGGGCTGTCGATGGCGATGATGCTGCAGTCCCGTTACGGCCTGATGCCGTGGGATGTGCTGCACCAGGGCCTGTCGCTGCAGGGCGGCTGGCCGATGGGTCGCGTCACCGTGGCGGTGAGCTTCGTGGTCCTGCTGGCCTGGATCCCGATCCGCCAGAAACCGGGCTTCGGCACGGTCTGCAACGCCGTCCTGATCGGGTTGACCTTCGATGCGGTGGTGGGCCCGGTGGGGGAACTGGTCGAGAACGCCGGCCCGGCGATGCGCATGGCCTTGCTGGGCGGCGGCATCGTGCTCAACGGCGCGGCAACCGCGGCGTACCTGGGAGCGGATTTTGGTGCCGGTCCGCGCGATGGCCTGATGACCGGCCTGGTCCGGCGCAGCGGCCGCTCGGTCCGGCTGGTGCGCACGCTCATCGAGGGCAGCGTGCTTACCACCGGTTACGTGCTGGGCGGCACGCTGGGCGTGGGCACGGTGATGTACATGCTGCTGATCGGCCCGCTGATCCAGCTGATGCTGCCGTGGTTCCAGCGCAAACGCCCAGCGCCGGGTCCGTCGGTCATCCCCGCAGCAGGATCGCCGGCAGCGCCACCAGACCAAGCAATACGATGACCGCAGCGGCGGCCAGGAGGACCTTGAGCGGTTCGCGGCGCCACACGTCGGCGAAAGTCTCGCCGGTACCGTCCTTCTGCCCGGCCTCGTACTCGGCGCGGGCCCTGGCCTGCCGGTTGCCCTGGTAGATCGCCATCAGCCGCTTGGCCTCGGGCAGATCGCCGTCGTTTGACAACCAGATCGCGCCGTGGGAGATGCCCCAGCGGCTGGGCTTGGTCTCGTAATACTCGATGCGGTTTTCATCGAGCATCGCGCGCACGTCCTCGATCTCATCGTCCAGGACCAGGCGCAGGTTGAGCAGAAGCTTTGACATCCGCCGATGATACCGCCCGACGGGCGGCTGCGGCTCAACCGCCGCCCAACACCTCAAGCGGATCCGCGGTGGTCTTCTCCGGGCCGCGCGGGGCTTGCCGGGGAGTTCCGGGACGCGCGCCCGACCTTCGCGGACGCGCCTGCACGCCGCTTTCCAGTCGCGCACGCACATCGACCGGGATGGCTTCGTCGCCGAGGTCCCTGATCAACCTGGCCAGCAGTGCGCCGGCCATGTCGCGGATCCCGCTGCTGTCTTCTTCGGGCAGGTACTGCAACGCGTCTTCGACCAGTTGGACGCTGCCGCGCAGGTACAGGTCGCGGGCTTCCTCGACCTGGGGATCGCGATCGAGCACTTGGCGCGCGGCCGTCACGGCCTGCGACCAGTCGCCCAGGCCAGCATGGATCTCGGCGATGTGGAGCCACGGCAAGGTCTGGCCCGGCGCGGCATCCGCCGCACGCTGGTAGGCCTGGATCGCTGCTGCGGCGTCATCGCCGCGCATCGCCGTTTCAGCCGCGGTCATGCTGTCGGCATACCCTGGCGCGGCGCCCGCGGCGAGCGTGGCGCAACCGGAACCGGCCAGAGCCAGCAAAGCGACACCCAGCACCCAGCTCCGGCCGCGCGTGTCGGTGG
This genomic interval from Lysobacter ciconiae contains the following:
- the folD gene encoding bifunctional methylenetetrahydrofolate dehydrogenase/methenyltetrahydrofolate cyclohydrolase FolD; the protein is MNTDASPPTARILDGKRIAEDLLDNLKARVDVRLAAGKSAPGLAVVLVGGDPASAVYVRNKRRAARKVGIRAVDFDLPSGTSDDELLQLIDRLNADPNIHGILVQLPLPDRRDASALIHRISPSKDVDGFHPENVGHLALRQFGLRPCTPRGITTLLAYTDRPVRGASATIVGVSNHVGRPMALELLIAGCTTTCCHKFTPQDVLEASVRGADILVVAVGRPQLIPGEWVKPGAVVIDVGINRLDDGRLVGDVGFEAAAQRASWITPVPGGVGPMTVATLMQNTLEAAEAADG
- the guaB gene encoding IMP dehydrogenase, whose amino-acid sequence is MLRIQAEALTYDDVSLIPAHSTVLPKDVNLGARLTRELGLRLPILSAAMDTVSEARLAVALAQLGGMSIIHKSMTVAQQAAHVAQVKGFEAGVIRAPFTVSPDTTIADVLNLTRERNISGVPVVDSGQLVGIVTSRDMRFETKLDDPVRHIMTRKDRLITVKEGASDEEVMGLLHKHRIEKVLVVNDAFELKGLITVKDIQKKTDNPNAAYDSSERLLVGAAVGVGGDTDARVEALVAAGVDVVVVDTAHGHSQGVLDRVKWVKKHFPQLQVIGGNIVTGDAALALMDHGADAVKVGVGPGSICTTRIVAGVGVPQISAIDMVAEALQDRIPLIADGGIRYSGDIGKALAAGASTVMIGSLFAGTDESPGDSELFQGRHYKSYRGMGSLAAMETGSKDRYFQDSSDADKLVPEGIEGRVPYRGPLRNIVHQLVGGLRATMGYVGCATIEEMRSKPKFVRVTSAGSRESHVHDVQITKEPPNYRVG
- the yczE gene encoding membrane protein YczE, producing MPYRLLKLFIALAAYGLSMAMMLQSRYGLMPWDVLHQGLSLQGGWPMGRVTVAVSFVVLLAWIPIRQKPGFGTVCNAVLIGLTFDAVVGPVGELVENAGPAMRMALLGGGIVLNGAATAAYLGADFGAGPRDGLMTGLVRRSGRSVRLVRTLIEGSVLTTGYVLGGTLGVGTVMYMLLIGPLIQLMLPWFQRKRPAPGPSVIPAAGSPAAPPDQAIR
- the guaA gene encoding glutamine-hydrolyzing GMP synthase; this encodes MTDIHRDKILILDFGAQYTQLIARRIRELGVYCEIWAWDHDPAEIAGFRAKGIILSGGPESTTLDGSPQAPQEVFDSGLPLLGICYGMQTMAKQLGGETEAADQREYGHAEVALVAQDRLLDGLKDHPGSPPRLDVWMSHGDHVSRAPDSFVVTARTDRVPVAAMANDERRWYGVQFHPEVTHTKQGGALLERFVTDICECQTLWTPQQIIEDQVARVREQVGDDEVILGLSGGVDSSVVAALLHKAIGDQLTCVFVDTGLLRWQEGDQVMATFAEHLGVKVIRVDAAERYFTALAGVTDPEAKRKIIGNLFVEIFDEQSGKLANAKWLAQGTIYPDVIESAGSKNGKAHMIKSHHNVGGLPEHMKLGLVEPLRELFKDEVRRMGVELGLPASMVYRHPFPGPGLGVRILGEVKREYAELLARADHIFIDELRKADLYDRTSQAFAVFLPVKSVGVVGDARAYEWVIALRAVETIDFMTAHWAHLPYDFLGRVSNRIINELRGVSRVVYDVSGKPPATIEWE
- a CDS encoding DUF1993 domain-containing protein yields the protein MSISMYAASVPVFRQMLGSLVAIIGKAEAYAAERKIEPTVLLQSRLFPDMLPLVRQVQIACDFATGVTARLAGQDVPAYDDQEQGFEQLRDRLQRTLAFLDTVDAARFDGSEDCEILTRPGTPKERRFSGQDYLLTYGLPQFFFHVTTAYALLRHNGVEIGKRDYMGAY
- a CDS encoding tetratricopeptide repeat protein, which produces MKQATDTRGRSWVLGVALLALAGSGCATLAAGAAPGYADSMTAAETAMRGDDAAAAIQAYQRAADAAPGQTLPWLHIAEIHAGLGDWSQAVTAARQVLDRDPQVEEARDLYLRGSVQLVEDALQYLPEEDSSGIRDMAGALLARLIRDLGDEAIPVDVRARLESGVQARPRRSGARPGTPRQAPRGPEKTTADPLEVLGGG
- a CDS encoding DUF6164 family protein encodes the protein MSKLLLNLRLVLDDEIEDVRAMLDENRIEYYETKPSRWGISHGAIWLSNDGDLPEAKRLMAIYQGNRQARARAEYEAGQKDGTGETFADVWRREPLKVLLAAAAVIVLLGLVALPAILLRG